In Triticum urartu cultivar G1812 unplaced genomic scaffold, Tu2.1 TuUngrouped_contig_149, whole genome shotgun sequence, the following are encoded in one genomic region:
- the LOC125526704 gene encoding uncharacterized protein LOC125526704 produces the protein MPHALALFVSSVFPKVERDARMLLCVNRALTAPELDRLSDMLVPSPLPEDLYPPPPLVTSWVAAVIKSRIEGCKYSQEASRQLVETALSKYAQQTGQHYELHLVCGINLFIQSEAFWHINFLARAKDAAGELPIYFFAEATVAMGEDDEFLEEDIVLCCPIKPAGIGGCGACTAQYKKLNHPIDKEHHGGLDDYDEEIGNGDDHWDYKFPQLVDFIMFDAEDCATVRHIEKRFPPRPDGDESAENLWITEM, from the exons ATGCCACACGCTTTGGCGCTCTTCGTCTCCTCGGTATTTCCCAAGGTTGAGCGTGATGCGAGAATGCTTCTCTGCGTCAACCGGGCGCTCACCGCCCCTGAGCTCGACCGCCTCTCTGACATGCTGGTGCCCTCCCCGCTTCCGGAGGACCTCTATCCTCCTCCCCCACTGGTGACGTCCTGGGTGGCCGCCGTAATCAAGTCGCGCATCGAAGGCTGCAAATATTCCCAGGAAGCCTCACGCCAGCTGGTTGAGACTGCATTATCCAAATATGCTCAGCAAACAGGCCAACATTACGAGCTCCATTTAGTCTGTGGCATAAATTTGTTCATCCAATCCGAAGCCTTTTGGCACATCAACTTCTTGGCACGGGCAAAGGACGCTGCTGGTGAACTGCCCATTTACTTCTTCGCCGAAGCAACGGTTGCAATGGGCGAGGACGACGAATTCCTGGAGGAGGATATCGTCTTGTGCTGCCCAATCAAACCGGCTGGAATTG GTGGGTGTGGAGCTTGTACTGCCCAATATAAAAAGCTCAACCACCCTATTGACAAAGAACACCATGGTGGATTGGATGACTATGACGAAGAGATTGGGAATGGAGATGATCACTGGGATTATAAATTTCCTCAGCTTGTAGACTTCATCATGTTTGATGCTGAGGACTGTGCAACTGTACGTCATATAGAGAAGCGCTTTCCTCCTAGGCCCGACGGGGATGAAAGCGCCGAGAATTTATGGATCACTGAAATGTGA